Below is a genomic region from Desulfovibrio intestinalis.
CGCCAATGGTCATAGATATTACAGGCAGCACCATATGGTGCATGTAGTCGAGCGCCTGCTGCCAGAAGGGCATGCTTTCGTACCCCAGCGAGTGCAGTCCCCGCAGAGGGAATATCTGCCAGTAGGATCCGCCAGCGAACAGCACGATAAGCAGCACCGCGAAAAGAAATCCCGGAATGGCACTGGCCGTCACCAGCACAGCCCCGGTGGCAAAGTCAAAGGTGCTACCCCTGCGCACGGCGCGCGCAATGCCCAGCGGAATGGACACCATATAGATCAGCAGGGTGCTCCACACGCCGATACTGATGGATACTGGCAATGAGTTGATGAGCAGGTCAGAAACCCGGTCGGCCTTGAACAGGCTTTTGCCGAAATCAAAGCAGAGAAAATCGCGCAACATGTCCACATAGCGGGTAAGAATGGGTTTGTCGAAACCATAGAGCTTGCGCACGGCCTCAAGGGTTTTGGGATTGAGCCCGCGCGCGCCGGAGTACAGTCCCTCCCCCTCGAACTGCATGGCTGATGCCGCCACATCAGGCCCGGCGGTGCCAACGCGTTCCATAAATGCGCTGCCGCTGCCCTCCAGCGTGGCGATGAACTGTTCCACTGGGCCGCCGGGCGCGGTTTGCACCATAAAAAAATTGATGGTCAAGATGCCCAGCAGGGTGGGCAACACAAGCAAAAGGCGTCGCAGGGTATAGCGCAGCATCAGCGTTCCCCCCTGGCCGCAGGTGCGTCGTCAGGCCCTGAGGGCAAAGCCGGAGGCGTTGTATGCCAGGACATAATATCCACTCCTACCGAGGCCATGCCGGGAGGAGGTGTGATGCGGTCTTTCCACCACGATATCCGCATGTCACGGCTGTACCATGCTGGGATGACGTAACAGCCATGTTGCAGCAGCCTGTCCAGCAGGGCTGCGCGCGCATAGAGATCCTGCTTTGCGGGAGCCGCCACCAGTTCTTCCACCAGTTCGTCCAGAACAGGATCCTGAATGCCCGCATAATTGCGTGAACCCCGGGTTTTAGCCGCAGTTGAAGACCAGTAGTTACGTTGCTCATTGCCGGGGTTGGAGGATTGGCGCACCGTGCTGTGGATCAGGTCAAAGTCGAAAGCGCGCATACGGCTCACATACTGGGTTTGGTCCACAAGGCGCACGTTCAGTGTAATACCCAGCCTTTTAAGACTGTTGCGAAAAGGAATATAAACGCGCTGTAATGAAGGGGAATTGGTCAGAATGGTCAGGACCATAGGCTGCCCCTGTTCGTTTACCATTGTCCCGTCCTGCACACGCCATCCGGCCTGCTCAAAAAGATCCAGCGCCGTGCGCAGCCTGTCGCGCACGGTAGCCTTACCGCCTGCGGGTTGTTCGGGCAGCGGCCCGAAGACTGCGGGGTCAAGCTTGTCGCGCCAGCGTTCCATCAGCTTCAGTTCTTCTGCCGAGGGCAGTGATTCGGCGGCAAAGGGGGAGTTGGTAAAGAAGCTGTTGAAGCGCGTATGCGAATTGTAAAAAAAGGCGCTGTTCATCCAGTCGAAGTCAAACAACAGGCTCAGGGCACGGCGAACGCGCAGGTCAGCCAAAGCGGGACGGCGCACGTTCATGAAAATGCCGCCCATACCCATAGGGCGTATATATTCCTGAGTCAGCCGCGTGATCCGCCCGTCGCGCACTGCGGGCACATTGTAGGCGTTGGTCCAGTCCTTGATGTTGTTTTCGCTGTAATAATCCACTTCTCCGGCAAAGAATGCCTCGCGTGCGATGGCGGCATCGCGGTAATAGTCCACCTGAATGGAGTCAAAGTTATAGCGGCCACAGTTGACGTCCAGATCTGCTCCCCACCAGTCCTTGCGGCGCTCATAGACAAGGCGTGATCCCATCGTGCTGCTGGCAAGGCGGTAGGGGCCGCTGCCGGGCATGGCCTCAGTTTGCGGATCACCCAGATTGCGGCCTTGCCACCAGTGGGAGGGCAGCACGGCCATCTGACAGACGATAAGGGGCAGTTCCCTGCTGGTGCCGGAGGCAAAGCGGAACAGCACCTCGTGTTCACCAAGTGCTTCAACGCTTTCTACCTGATCGTAATATGCGCGGTATATGGGGGAAGCATCCTTGATGAGCGCGTTAAAGGTGAACAGCACGTCTTTGGCAGTCACGGGCATGCCGTCGGCAAAGCGGGCCTGTGGGCGCAACTTTACACGCAGGGACGTGCGGTCGGGCGCAAGGTCAAAGCTTTCTGCCAGCAGCCCGCGCATGATGAATTCCTGTGTACCGCGCTGCTCTGTTCCCAGAGTTTCATAGGTATTGGCTATCTGGGAAGCGCTTACCCCTCGTGGGCTGAAAGGATTAAAACTGTCAAAGCTGCCAATGGCGCTAAGGCGGAGCTTGCCGCCCTTGGGCGCGTCTTGATTCACATGAGCGAAGGGGCCGTCAGTTCCATTTTCTGGAGCCTCATCCCAAAGACCCAGCACGGGCTTTGGGGCAGCCTGGACGTGTGGGGGAAGAGCGGCAGCAAGCAGGCTTACCAATAGCCAGGCGAGCATTGCAGTCAGCCTTATCTTTAGCGGATGGCCCCCAAGAGATAGGCGCGAACCAGAATCGCATGATGTTATTTGCCTGAGCATGCCGCTTGTTCCCCCACAAAAAAACTAGAATGTGTACTTTATGCCAGCGTAGAACTGGCGGCCCAATGAGTAGGAGCCCTGCGTTGTTTCTGTAGTGCCGATGTTGGAAAGATTTTTTCTGTCCATCAGGTTCAGGGCTTCCAGTTCAAGGGTAAGGGTGTGGTTATTGTACTTTATGGCGTCGAAGCTCAACTTGGCGTCAACATTGAGCATATCTTCCTGATACCCTTCTTTGTAAGCATTGAGATACATGCCGGAAGGGCCAAGCTGTGTATTCTTATTGCCCACATCGCTAAAGATGCGCTTGCCGCCCTGTTCCCATCGCAATACTCCCATAAAGCGGATGCGGTCTTCCCAGAAATACGAATTCTGCGTGTAGGTTATTACACAAGGGGAATTGAAGTTATTGGCCGGCAAGCTTGAGGCGCTGGTGACGGTGCCGTTATAAAGAACGTAGTCAGGATCGTATTTTATGATGTTGTCGACCTCGTCATAGGTCTTGTTGGTCCAATCTGTGAAATTGCCCTTGGTTTTAGACCAAGTGGCGGAAAATTCGCCCACATGTCTGCCCCAATCGCCGAAATCAAAGGTGCGTTCTGCGGAAAGGGTAATGCCCTTATAATCGGTCTTTCCCCGGTTGGAGTATTCGGAGCTGCCTGTAGTCCCTATGGGCACGACTTTTATCTGATCCCGGTAATCGCGTTTGACAATGACCGCTTTAAACAGAGTGTTCCATACTTCAGCGGAGGCACCCACAGAGTATTCGTCTGTATGGGGGGTTTTGAGATCGCCAAGATTTGAATAGTTGGGAGTGGTCGTTTTTAAGGCAATCCAGGGTGTGTTGTAAGAAGTTCGGCTGTATGAGGTGTTGCTTGTTGGGGCCATCAAGGCTTTCTGTACAACCTGCGTTCCATAATAGCGGTTGTACCCGCCGAAGATATTGAAGCGGTCGTCGTCAAGGATATCCAGGTTGGCAAAAAAGCGGGGGG
It encodes:
- a CDS encoding microcin C ABC transporter permease YejB produces the protein MLRYTLRRLLLVLPTLLGILTINFFMVQTAPGGPVEQFIATLEGSGSAFMERVGTAGPDVAASAMQFEGEGLYSGARGLNPKTLEAVRKLYGFDKPILTRYVDMLRDFLCFDFGKSLFKADRVSDLLINSLPVSISIGVWSTLLIYMVSIPLGIARAVRRGSTFDFATGAVLVTASAIPGFLFAVLLIVLFAGGSYWQIFPLRGLHSLGYESMPFWQQALDYMHHMVLPVISMTIGGFAALTMLTRNSFLDELSKQYVETARSKGLSERSVLYGHVFRNAMLIVIAGLPGTFVRMFFAGSLLIETIFSLNGLGLLGFEAAMQRDYPVMFATLYIFTLIGLVTSIIGDLTMTKVDPRIDFAGRSKA
- a CDS encoding extracellular solute-binding protein codes for the protein MLAWLLVSLLAAALPPHVQAAPKPVLGLWDEAPENGTDGPFAHVNQDAPKGGKLRLSAIGSFDSFNPFSPRGVSASQIANTYETLGTEQRGTQEFIMRGLLAESFDLAPDRTSLRVKLRPQARFADGMPVTAKDVLFTFNALIKDASPIYRAYYDQVESVEALGEHEVLFRFASGTSRELPLIVCQMAVLPSHWWQGRNLGDPQTEAMPGSGPYRLASSTMGSRLVYERRKDWWGADLDVNCGRYNFDSIQVDYYRDAAIAREAFFAGEVDYYSENNIKDWTNAYNVPAVRDGRITRLTQEYIRPMGMGGIFMNVRRPALADLRVRRALSLLFDFDWMNSAFFYNSHTRFNSFFTNSPFAAESLPSAEELKLMERWRDKLDPAVFGPLPEQPAGGKATVRDRLRTALDLFEQAGWRVQDGTMVNEQGQPMVLTILTNSPSLQRVYIPFRNSLKRLGITLNVRLVDQTQYVSRMRAFDFDLIHSTVRQSSNPGNEQRNYWSSTAAKTRGSRNYAGIQDPVLDELVEELVAAPAKQDLYARAALLDRLLQHGCYVIPAWYSRDMRISWWKDRITPPPGMASVGVDIMSWHTTPPALPSGPDDAPAARGER